A window of Sporichthyaceae bacterium genomic DNA:
TTCCGTGCTCGGCGCGCTACTGGTCGGCGGACGACTCTCCGACCACGTCGGGCGCCGCCCGGTCCTGCTGACTGCGATCGGCGCGCAGGTGGCCGCTCTGGTGTTGTTTGCCGGTGCCACCGGGGTTGACGAGCTGTTCGCCGCCCGGTTCATCCAGGGTTTCTCCACCGGCATGGCCATCGGCGCGATGGGCGCCGGGATGCTCGACCTGGACCGCATCCGCGGTGCGCGCTTCAACGCCGTGGCACCGCTGGTGGGCACCGGGTTGGGGTCGGTCGTCTCCGGAGCCTTCGTGCAGTACCTGCCCGCGCCCACGCACCTGGTGTACCTGGTGCTGCTGGGGGTCTTCACTGCGCAGGCCGTCGCGATCGTGCTGATGCCCGAGACAGTGACCCGCAAGCCGGGGGCGCTGGCCTCGTTGCGCCCGACGTTCGCGCTGCCCCGTGCGTTGCGCGGCGCGGTACTGGCCGCCACCCCGGCGATGCTCGCCGCCTGGGCGATGGCCGGGCTCTACGGCTCGCTCGGCCCGGCGTTGGTGCACCGCGTCACCGGCTCGGGCAACCACGTGCTCGGTGGATCGGCGTTGTTCGTGCTGGCGCTCAGCGGTGCTGTGTTGGTCATGCTCGCCGAGGACATGACCCCGCGACAGCTCATGCTGCTCGGTATCGCCGCGCTGTTCGTCGGCGTCGGGGTGACCATGCTCGCCGCCAACACCTCGGCCGTGGCGTTCTTCCTCGCCGCGCTGGTGGCCGGGGCCGGGTTCGGCGCCGCCTTCCAGGGCGCTCTGCGCACGGTCGTCGGCCTGGCTGCCGCACACGAGCGCGCCGGGGTGATCTCGGTGTTGTTCGTGGTTTCCTATGTGGCCTTCGGCATCCCCGCGGTGCTGGCCGGCCTGCTGGTGGTGCACACCGGGAACATCCTGACCACCATGTACATCTAC
This region includes:
- a CDS encoding MFS transporter translates to MASVTVSTVRIGSRSAALKLSGPASFALLVSMAVTFLAAASAPTPLYGVYQGLWHFSPITSTEVFAVYAVSVLGALLVGGRLSDHVGRRPVLLTAIGAQVAALVLFAGATGVDELFAARFIQGFSTGMAIGAMGAGMLDLDRIRGARFNAVAPLVGTGLGSVVSGAFVQYLPAPTHLVYLVLLGVFTAQAVAIVLMPETVTRKPGALASLRPTFALPRALRGAVLAATPAMLAAWAMAGLYGSLGPALVHRVTGSGNHVLGGSALFVLALSGAVLVMLAEDMTPRQLMLLGIAALFVGVGVTMLAANTSAVAFFLAALVAGAGFGAAFQGALRTVVGLAAAHERAGVISVLFVVSYVAFGIPAVLAGLLVVHTGNILTTMYIYASAVMVLAAVAGVALLRQGTQTMAATQV